Part of the Edaphobacter lichenicola genome, CAGAGGGCGAGGGCGAAGAGGACGCGCTGCTTCTGACCGCCGCTGAGCTGGCCGAAGAGACGGTCTTCGATGCCATGGAGCTGGGCGATGCGGAGAATGTCGGGCATGGGCAGAGGGTTGGGGTAGTAGCTGCGGAAGAGGTCGAGGTGTTCGCGGACTTTGAGCATCTCGGTGATGCGCGAGATCTGAAGCATGGCGCCGACGCGGGTGCGGGTGGCGGCTTCTCGGGGATCGCTGCCGAAGACACGGGTGGAGCCGGAGGTGGGAGCGATGAGGCCGAGGAGGAGCTTGATGGCGGTGGATTTGCCCGCGCCGTTGGGGCCGAGGAGCGCGACGATCTCGCCGGGATGCAGGGCGAGGTTTAAACGGTCGAGCGCGAGTGCGTTGCCGTAGCGTTTGGTGACGCCGGTGAGGTTGGCGATGGGCTGTTTCGACGCAATTTGAGGTCCGTTGGTGGGCCGGGCTTCGGTCTCGTAGGCGATGGCGGTCAGCGGCATGATCGGTCTCCTGTGTTGGATTACAGGACGATGATGCGATGGATTGCGCGGCGATAGTAGTGTGGGACGTCAGGAGTTGGAGGTGACAGATGTCATGTTCTGGGTGGCGAGGAGAGTACCTGAGATGGGCTGAGGCTCTGTTCGTGGAGGGTGCGAATGGCGTTTGGCGAGGCGACGCCGTGTTCCTGCGGAGGAGAGGAGTGTGGCAGAGAAGGCTGCTGACAGTTCTAGGCGTTGGCGTGTGGTAGAAATGGGCAATGGAAGCCGCTACCGACCGTCCCGCGTGGAAGACCTTGTTGGCTTTCGCGATTATCTATTTTGTGTGGGGATCGACGTTTCTTGCGATTCGCATCGGCGTGCATGAGGTTCCTCCTTTTCTGTTTGCGGCGATGCGGTTTATTGTTGCGGGGCTTGTGCTGTTTGGGTGGATGATCGCGAAGGGAGAACGCTTGCCCGATAGACGGCAGTGGGGATCTATATCGCTGATTGCTCTGCTGATCTTCGTGTTCGACTATGGACTTTTGTTTTGGGCGGAGCAGCGTGTGCCTTCGGGGATTGCGGCAGTGATGATGGCGACGATTCCTGTATTTATGGCTCTGTCGGAGATTGTGTTTCTGCGAACGCAGAGGCTTACGGTTCGTCTGGCGTTTGCGCTGCTGATCGGCGTTGGTGGGGTGGCGGTTTTGATGAGCCACTCGCTGAATCTTGGTGGGGCTGCGATTGAGACTACTGGCGCGGCGGCGCTGATTGTGGGATCACTGAGTTGGGCAGTGGCTTCGGTGCTGTCGCGTGTGCTGCCGCTGCCGGAGTTGAAGGTGATGAGCTCGGGTGCGCAGATGCTTACCGGCGGATTACTGCTCGCTGTTGTGGCGGCTGGGTTGGGGGAGTTTCGCGGGTTTCATCCGGGGAGCGTCTCGCGTGGGGCTTGGTTTGCTTTGCTGTACCTGATTGTTGCGGGATCCATTGTTGGGTTTACGGCTTATGTCTGGCTGATTCACCATGAGTCGCCAACGAAGGTTGGGACTTATGCTTATGTGAATCCGGTGGTGGCGGTGGTACTGGGATATTTTTTGGGTGGCGAAGGGCTTGGACTGCGGACTGTTTTGGGGACTGCGTTTGTTTTGGTCAGCGTGGTGTTGATCACTACGGCTAAGAAGCAGGAGTGGGCGGCGGGTGCGGTTGAACTCGAGAGTTGATTTCGACCAGTTAAGTGCTCAAAGGCGTGCTGCGCGCACGGCGCGATCTGCCATCGAGGCTGACGCGCCTTCGGCGCGTTTCTTTTGGTGATCGTTTCGGCTACATGTAGTCGACGCCGTACTGGACTGGGATCTGGGTGAAGGCGATGCGGGTGGGCGCGGATTCGCGGGCGGGAAGCATGCCGGCGAAGTGGAGCGTGGTGTGGCCGTACTTCAGGTTGAGCTTGTCCATGGTGGCGGAGAGGTCGGCGCGGTTGTTGGGGTCGGCGAAGAGCTCGGGTTGATGTTCGTCTTCGGGGATGAGGTTGCGGAGGGTGACGCCGACGAAGAAGGGCTTGGTGAAGTGCCCGCCTTGGGGGCGCTGGGCCCAGACGCCTCGTAGGGCTTCCAGGAGGGTGAGGGTGTCCTGGCACTCGCGGAAGCGAGCCTCCATCGCCCATCCGGAGTGCTTGATGCCGCTGGTGTGGCGCTTCGATTTGATGTGCGCCGTCTGCTCTTTCGTGAGGGCGAAGCGGATGGAGACGGTGAGGGAGTTGGTGTAGAACTTCTCCATTCGCAGGCGCATGGCGGCTTTGTGCAGGAGTTTGTGCGCGACGGCCCAGGAGCCTTCGTGGGAGCGAAATTCGGGTGCGAGGACGTGGGAGTGGCCAAGAGACTTCTGGATGCCGGTGGAAACGGGAGCGCCGTCGTCGCCGGTGTTGGCACCACGGAGCCAGTGGTAGAGGCGGTCGCCCCAGACGGAGTCCCAGAGCTTGTGCATGCCGTTGCGGTCGAGGGCGAGGAGCTGCTCCATGGTGGTGATGCCCTTGGCGTTGAGGCGGACTTCGGTGCGTGCGCCTACGCCGGGGAGATCGCGGAGGTCGAGGTGCGCGATGGCTCTCGGCAGTTGCGATGGTAAAAGTCCAATCAACCCGTCGGGCTTCTGCATGTCGCTGGCGATCTTTGCGAGGTAGCGGTTGGGCGCCATGCCGATGGAGCAGCGGAGGGCTTCGCCTACGTTCTTGTAGATGGACTGCTTGATCTCGAGGGCGATCTTGCGGGCGCGTGGCGGCTCCTGCTCGCGGCCGATGAGCTCGCAGACCATCTCGTCGATGGAGGGGGTGTGGGAGACGGGGCAGGCGAGTTCGACGGCCTGGGCGATCTCGTGGGAGTACTTCGCGTAATCGGCGTGGTTGCCGGCGATGAGGATGATGTCGGGACAGATTTTTTTTGCTTCGCCTACCTGGGTGCCGGTTTTGATGCCGAGGGCTTTGGCCTCGTAGCTGGCAGCGATGCAGGAGGTGGTGTCGGCCATAGTGGGGACCACTGCCAGGGGACGGCCGCGATATTCGGGGTGCAGCTGCTGCTCAACCGACGCGAAGAAGCTGTTGAGGTCGATGTGGAGGAAGTGAAAGCGGTCGGGTTGGAGGGGGGCGGACACGGCTCGTACTGGA contains:
- a CDS encoding ABC transporter ATP-binding protein yields the protein MPLTAIAYETEARPTNGPQIASKQPIANLTGVTKRYGNALALDRLNLALHPGEIVALLGPNGAGKSTAIKLLLGLIAPTSGSTRVFGSDPREAATRTRVGAMLQISRITEMLKVREHLDLFRSYYPNPLPMPDILRIAQLHGIEDRLFGQLSGGQKQRVLFALALCGNPSLIFLDEPTVGMDIEARRGLWAEIRILSALGKTVLLTTHYLEEADALADRIIVINKGRVICEGTPAEIKRNSGGRRIRCRTSLPSELLQSLPTVTSVERNGEATTVTAVNAENVVREMLLRDESLSGLEIASPALEDAFLALTKN
- a CDS encoding EamA family transporter, giving the protein MEAATDRPAWKTLLAFAIIYFVWGSTFLAIRIGVHEVPPFLFAAMRFIVAGLVLFGWMIAKGERLPDRRQWGSISLIALLIFVFDYGLLFWAEQRVPSGIAAVMMATIPVFMALSEIVFLRTQRLTVRLAFALLIGVGGVAVLMSHSLNLGGAAIETTGAAALIVGSLSWAVASVLSRVLPLPELKVMSSGAQMLTGGLLLAVVAAGLGEFRGFHPGSVSRGAWFALLYLIVAGSIVGFTAYVWLIHHESPTKVGTYAYVNPVVAVVLGYFLGGEGLGLRTVLGTAFVLVSVVLITTAKKQEWAAGAVELES
- a CDS encoding DNA polymerase Y family protein, yielding MSAPLQPDRFHFLHIDLNSFFASVEQQLHPEYRGRPLAVVPTMADTTSCIAASYEAKALGIKTGTQVGEAKKICPDIILIAGNHADYAKYSHEIAQAVELACPVSHTPSIDEMVCELIGREQEPPRARKIALEIKQSIYKNVGEALRCSIGMAPNRYLAKIASDMQKPDGLIGLLPSQLPRAIAHLDLRDLPGVGARTEVRLNAKGITTMEQLLALDRNGMHKLWDSVWGDRLYHWLRGANTGDDGAPVSTGIQKSLGHSHVLAPEFRSHEGSWAVAHKLLHKAAMRLRMEKFYTNSLTVSIRFALTKEQTAHIKSKRHTSGIKHSGWAMEARFRECQDTLTLLEALRGVWAQRPQGGHFTKPFFVGVTLRNLIPEDEHQPELFADPNNRADLSATMDKLNLKYGHTTLHFAGMLPARESAPTRIAFTQIPVQYGVDYM